A window from Herbaspirillum sp. meg3 encodes these proteins:
- a CDS encoding cytochrome b/b6 domain-containing protein: MPKKILLHPLAVRIAHWINALAIGVMLMSGWAIYNASPIFGFRFPVWATLGGWLGGAIAWHFAAMWLVVVNGFFYLIYGVASGHFRRHFLPLRARDVVSDASQALRFRLPHQPGIYNAVQKLLYWGVMFLGVIVVLSGLSIWKPVQLDWLSDLFGGFDFSRKVHFAAMAGIAAFVVVHLLLVAIVPKTLLPMVTGRGNAKESAS; the protein is encoded by the coding sequence ATGCCCAAGAAGATTCTTCTCCATCCGCTGGCTGTTCGCATTGCCCATTGGATCAATGCTTTGGCCATCGGCGTCATGCTGATGAGCGGCTGGGCCATTTACAACGCTTCGCCGATTTTTGGTTTCAGATTTCCTGTCTGGGCGACGTTGGGCGGATGGTTGGGCGGCGCTATTGCATGGCATTTCGCAGCAATGTGGCTGGTGGTGGTCAATGGCTTTTTCTATCTGATTTATGGCGTGGCCAGCGGCCATTTTCGCCGGCATTTCTTGCCCTTGCGTGCGCGCGATGTGGTGTCTGATGCGTCTCAAGCCTTACGTTTTCGGTTGCCTCATCAGCCAGGCATCTATAACGCCGTGCAAAAACTGTTGTACTGGGGTGTGATGTTCCTCGGTGTCATCGTTGTGCTGTCCGGATTGTCGATCTGGAAGCCGGTGCAGTTGGACTGGCTAAGCGACTTGTTCGGCGGGTTTGATTTCTCGCGCAAGGTACATTTCGCCGCCATGGCCGGCATCGCTGCGTTTGTCGTGGTGCATCTGTTGTTGGTCGCCATCGTCCCGAAAACTTTATTGCCCATGGTGACAGGGCGGGGAAATGCGAAAGAGAGTGCATCATGA
- a CDS encoding molybdopterin-dependent oxidoreductase gives MSEQDETPVRKPEKIKLADHRTALVNVERRLVLRSALSLGALSMLAGCDLQDNDSVDKVLWSMSRWNDRVQALLFRGDKLAPSYAASQITNPFPFNAFYDEVNAPDIDVSDWRLEVSGLVRDKQPWTIERLRALPQAEQITRHICIEGWSAIGQWSGVPLKQFLQAVGADTSAKYVGFKCADRYYSSLDMPTALHPQTILALDFRKEPLPTSYGFPLKVRVPTKLGFKNPKHVVAIYVTNQNPGGYWEDQGYNWFSGV, from the coding sequence ATGAGTGAGCAAGACGAAACACCTGTCCGCAAGCCGGAGAAAATCAAGCTGGCAGATCACCGCACTGCGCTGGTCAACGTCGAGCGGCGACTTGTGTTGCGCTCGGCACTATCGCTAGGAGCGTTGTCGATGCTTGCCGGTTGCGATCTGCAAGACAATGACAGCGTCGATAAAGTACTGTGGTCCATGTCACGTTGGAACGACCGGGTGCAGGCTCTTCTGTTCCGAGGAGACAAGCTTGCGCCAAGCTATGCGGCGAGCCAGATCACCAACCCATTTCCTTTCAACGCCTTTTATGATGAGGTCAATGCACCGGACATCGATGTCAGCGATTGGCGTCTTGAAGTGTCGGGTTTGGTGCGAGACAAGCAGCCGTGGACAATCGAACGCTTGCGCGCATTGCCTCAGGCCGAGCAGATTACCAGGCACATTTGTATTGAAGGCTGGAGCGCAATCGGGCAATGGTCGGGTGTCCCTTTGAAACAATTCCTTCAAGCCGTCGGTGCTGACACGTCCGCGAAGTACGTCGGTTTCAAATGTGCAGACCGTTATTACTCCAGCCTGGACATGCCGACGGCACTGCATCCTCAGACGATTCTGGCGCTGGACTTTCGCAAGGAACCGCTGCCGACGTCCTACGGTTTTCCGCTCAAGGTGCGCGTACCGACCAAGCTCGGATTCAAGAATCCCAAGCACGTCGTGGCCATCTACGTGACCAATCAAAATCCGGGTGGATATTGGGAAGATCAGGGCTACAACTGGTTCAGCGGTGTTTGA
- a CDS encoding efflux transporter outer membrane subunit, producing MKTTFSSLRTLAGISVISALLSACSLAPSYEQPALPVAAHWNAGGNADEQANAPRAASISWNDFFQDPQLKSLIATALDNNRDLRMATLNIERARAMYNIQTADQVPNIAAVGNGSRQRLPADVNPTGKTGINTSYFAGVGMAAFEIDLFGRVRNLSEAALQRYLATEQAQRSAQISLIAAVAITYETLVADQRLLHLTEQTLASRADSYDRQKKLYAEGASSEYDLRQSESLFEAARAARAQQERRKAQDENALTVLVGQPLPSGIGASGSTSGVRSLPDLPTGLPSELITGRPDILQQEAILRAQNANIGAARAAFFPRISLTGNFGSASNELSGLFDSGSRSWAFIPQISIPIFEGGRNVANLKVAETDKKIAIAQYDKTVQVAFREVADALAGRTTLAEEVSSVKAQENAETARYGFAKSRYEAGYSSYLEYLDAQRSLFSVQQQSIQVQLAELQNRITLYKVLGGGWKAPTP from the coding sequence ATGAAAACGACTTTCTCATCCCTGCGGACACTGGCCGGCATCTCCGTGATCAGCGCATTGTTGTCCGCTTGTTCTCTGGCACCATCTTATGAGCAGCCGGCACTGCCGGTTGCCGCGCACTGGAATGCGGGCGGCAATGCCGATGAACAAGCCAATGCGCCACGTGCGGCATCCATTTCCTGGAACGACTTCTTTCAGGATCCACAGCTGAAATCGCTGATCGCGACCGCACTGGACAACAACCGCGACCTGCGCATGGCCACGCTCAACATCGAACGTGCGCGGGCGATGTACAACATCCAGACGGCCGATCAAGTGCCCAACATCGCGGCCGTCGGCAACGGTTCGCGCCAACGCCTGCCGGCAGATGTCAATCCGACCGGCAAGACCGGTATCAACACCAGCTACTTCGCCGGTGTCGGCATGGCCGCCTTTGAAATCGATCTGTTCGGCCGCGTCAGAAACCTGAGCGAAGCTGCGCTGCAACGCTATCTCGCCACCGAGCAGGCACAGCGCAGCGCTCAGATCAGCCTGATTGCCGCGGTCGCCATCACCTACGAAACACTGGTGGCGGACCAGCGCCTGTTGCACCTTACCGAACAGACGCTGGCCAGCCGTGCAGACTCCTATGACCGCCAGAAGAAGCTGTATGCCGAAGGCGCCAGCTCCGAATACGATCTCAGGCAATCGGAGTCTCTTTTTGAAGCGGCCAGGGCAGCGCGTGCGCAGCAAGAGCGACGTAAAGCGCAGGATGAAAATGCGTTGACGGTACTGGTGGGCCAACCGCTGCCGTCCGGCATCGGTGCATCGGGCTCGACCTCCGGTGTGCGCAGCTTGCCGGATCTGCCAACAGGGCTGCCGTCGGAACTCATTACCGGCCGACCGGACATTCTCCAGCAGGAAGCCATCCTGCGCGCTCAGAACGCCAACATCGGCGCGGCGCGGGCGGCTTTCTTCCCACGTATTTCGCTGACGGGAAACTTTGGATCTGCAAGCAACGAGCTGTCGGGACTCTTCGATTCCGGTTCGCGCTCGTGGGCATTCATCCCGCAAATTTCCATTCCGATCTTTGAAGGCGGGAGAAATGTCGCCAATCTGAAAGTCGCGGAAACCGACAAGAAGATCGCCATCGCCCAGTACGACAAAACGGTGCAAGTTGCTTTCCGTGAAGTTGCCGATGCGCTGGCCGGGCGCACCACGCTGGCGGAAGAAGTCAGTTCCGTGAAGGCACAGGAAAACGCCGAGACCGCCCGCTACGGCTTTGCCAAGAGCCGCTACGAAGCGGGTTATTCCAGCTATCTGGAATATCTGGATGCGCAGCGCTCCTTGTTCTCTGTGCAGCAGCAATCCATCCAGGTGCAACTCGCCGAGCTGCAAAACCGGATCACGCTCTACAAGGTACTTGGTGGCGGCTGGAAAGCACCGACGCCTTGA